The region TTATCCATGCAAACTATGGAAAAGAATCGCCTTCAAATACTCCCTAAAGAACTAGCGATGACCATTAAACCAATATTGACAACCTTCAAAAATCAAATCCAAAAAATAGAAGAAAAAATCATTAAGATTATTGAATCTTGTGATGAATATAAGCATAAAAATGAAATCCTTCAGAGCGTTCCTGGCATAGGAAAAGTTGCTGCTGCATCGCTAATAAGTAATCTCCCTGAGCTTGGAAGTATTAGTAATAAAAAAGCGTCAGCTTTGGTTGGAGTAGCCCCTATGAATCGGGACAGTGGTCGCTACAAAGGTCACCGAAAAATCAAAGGAGGCCGGAAGCAAGTGCGGACGGTTCTCTATATGGCCATGATGTCAGCAATGCAATGTAACCCCGTTTTCAAGTCGACTTACAGTCGCCTCGTAGCTGAAGGAAAACCCAAAAAACTCGCTATTATAGCCTGTGTTAGAAAGATGGTTGTCATACTTAATTCAATGATACGAGATGGTGTCATGTGGAATGAAAACCACGCTAATAATTAGTTATTGACACCATAGTCGTTTGTTAGTTGCCTTTCTCGACTTAATTTAAGACCGATAAACACCTATCTAGCACCTGTTTATTTCCAATTATAATCAGTTTCAACCTTTTTCTTGTTCGAGTAATGTTCTGAAATAGCATTTTCACAGAGTCATAATATGTTCTTGATTGATAAATCAATGAACCAGAAGTGTCATATGAGAAATACTCATCGATAACAACTGCCACATTGTCAAACTCCTGTCCAATTACAGCATGCGAGCATTTATTTAGGCTATCAGAGTAGGATTCATGATGCTCGGTACCATGTAATGATGGTGTAAGGTTTAGAACTTCCCAACCATCATTACCAACCAGTTGAATATAGTTTCTTACGGAGTCCAAATCAGTAAAGTAATCAAAATCAACATTACCACAATTAGAAAAAACCACGTCATTTCTTTGATTGTTAAATAATAACTTAATAAATCCCGCAATTTCCTTGTTAGTTCTAATTTTGTCAGAAAGCTTAAATTTGCAAACCTTTCCGATTGCATTGATTTTTCCCTCAATATCCAAGCGTGATTCTTTTGATGATAAAGTTTGCTGTTTATCATATGAAAAAATGCATGTCGTATTAGTTGCCTTGGCATCAATAACTAATTGATCAAATTGATTTTCGTATATCCTTTGAGTTTCATCGATAATCACCAAGTCTAAGTCATTTAAGTTATGGTATTTTAAGCTTTTTATTGGAATAATATTCCATCCTAATTGATTTAGTCTATGATGACCTTCATTCAAATTTCCGCAATGAACAATTAAGGTTCGCTTATGATCTTTAACCCATTTGACGACATCATATGTTAATAGAGTTTTACCAGTTCCAGGACCGCCAGTGATTGAGATAAAAGCAGATTGAGTTTTATTTAAAACATTAAATATCTGATTTTTTATGTCTTCTTGCTGTCCTGTTAGAAAGTACTGGTTATTAACAAATTTTTCAGTAGAGTTAAATGGTGAAACGAGATAATCTGATGGATTAAACAATTGATCAGGGTTCTCAATTTTTAATAGGTTTTGATATGTCAATAATTGTGTCAATATACTGAAGTCAATTACTTCTAGGTCATCATTAGAACCAAGTTTATATAGCGTGT is a window of Aliivibrio wodanis DNA encoding:
- a CDS encoding transposase, IS110 family, encoding MNNPTFQSINVGVDTGKTQLDIFIRPIGLFFSVSNDDKGIKEAITTIKKHKPERIVIEATGRLEVPFVLACTKAKLPYVVANPIHVRRFAGAIGQIAKTDKLDAQLIALYSERIEPPLSTLKPENIRLMSDLVIRRNQLLSMQTMEKNRLQILPKELAMTIKPILTTFKNQIQKIEEKIIKIIESCDEYKHKNEILQSVPGIGKVAAASLISNLPELGSISNKKASALVGVAPMNRDSGRYKGHRKIKGGRKQVRTVLYMAMMSAMQCNPVFKSTYSRLVAEGKPKKLAIIACVRKMVVILNSMIRDGVMWNENHANN